The Juglans regia cultivar Chandler chromosome 1, Walnut 2.0, whole genome shotgun sequence nucleotide sequence tatgaaaagttaaaaaaggttgtggatcccacgtataaagatgtgttaagttcaAAAAGGTTATGGGTCTTATGTGTAAGgatgttttgagttgagatgagtttaataatttgagagttgggtgtttggatgttaaactcagtttaaaattagactaagtTCAACTGAATCTTACAatcaaacgcagcctaaaacTTAATTTAGTTGGACATTTTATCAGTAGGAACTTAACCTTGATGACCTTTTTAGTTCCTAAAGAAGGACGCTTCACTACTATTGATAGTTGATACTAATTACTGAACCTCTACTTTTGGAGCGAAGTGGGAGTTCATTGCCATTGGATATAAACGGTTTTTCTGAGAGTACTCTCgaggaaatctatatgaaaaatctaaacatatatgtgatacccccatatgataaagataagagtaggtggtgaaTGAattctcacattgcttgggaaggaaaagttatTGTTCTTTATTAGGTTTCAATGGAgttctaattatatcattgactagtctttttagagtataCGTCATGTGTTTTAGACCTTCTATTGGGACGTTATATTATCGATCACCTTTCTATTGATCGTAGTTCATTATATCACTTGGTCGTGAAAAATTCTGTACACTGGTATCCTCAGTCGAGGTTATgatttatgatttgatttggtGAACAATATGATTTGTGTAGGTGGCATCCTGGAACAGTAACATTGGGGTGGCATCGTGCTTGAAGTGGGCACCCCGTAGGGCCATGTTTGTTGCTGCATCAACTGTGCTCACGTTTTGGATACCCGACAATTCAAAGCTCAATGCTGAGCCCGGTTCTATGGACACCGAGCCTGCGACTCAATCCCAACATATTTCCCAATGAGCCAGCCTCTGTTCTATATTCAGGAAACTTTTCGTTCTCAACCATTTCAATTTCCAAAACTCTTTACGTCGAAGAAAATGGTTACgagtaaaaatatttgtatcatGTTTGCTGGAATTTTCGATCAGGCAAGGATCGAAATTAGTTTTTGTAAGCGATTATATGCTTGGCCAAGGGCCAAAAATTTGGTTGCGATCGAAACTGCTGTATAAGCTCTGTTTATACTTCCTGGTGCCCATGCTTCTGCTTATACTGATAGATGCCCTTTTAGCGTTGATTATTCAAGTTCTAGTTAATTTCTGAACTACATGACTGATTTGAATGGTGACAACGAATTGAGTACCTCGAAAGGACACTAGATTCGTGAATTGCCCTCGCGTGGTCTTTCCAAGTCCTGCAAAGGGTATGACACTAAAAACAAGTGAAGCAAATCAAGGACATAAATAAACACGTTTTAATTCAACCATGCAACCATAGAAAGAACACAAAACGCTAAATTTCCAAGAGTTCCCCAGAACCCAATGCCAAACTTAATCTACTTCTAAACACGCTTACAATTACACGAACAAAAACACGTGCACTTACAAACCGACATTAGCATTTATAAGAAACCCTTCAAAGGTACATTACTTCCATTCCTCATAtgctcctcctctctctctctctctctctctctctctctctctcttattttattttatccacCCAGAGGGATGGTTGTTAAAAGCAGAAACCAGCCTCTAGCCTGTTTTTCATGTCCTCCTTCCCTCTTGGGCCTTACTCTGGATCTCTTGGCCCACCTCCTTGGTCTTCTGGCCCACGTAAGCCGCCATGTCCTGCATGCGCCTCTTTGCCTGATCCATCTCCTGCGGCAGGGACCGGCTGGCCTGTCGGAGGTAATTAAGTACCCAAGACAGCGATACCAGCCCCGTCAACCCTAAAGCTCCCGAGCACAAAAATCCAATGATAGCGAGGCCGATAGCAATGGCGGCCGGGACAAGAACAGGGCTGCAGATGATAAAGAGTGGGGTGGTGATAGCAAGCCCAATCAGGCTTCCAACGAGCGTCAAACCAGCAAGTGCAAGCAAAGTGCCGCCTACAGGGAGGCCGCCGAGGACTGCTAGGATTTTGGTCGCCGATGGGCCTCTCTGGGACTTTGGACCACCGTTATAATGGCGTTGCGGGTGAACTAGGAGCTGGTGTGGACGGTCAGTCATGGCTGATATGTAGTTGAGCTCTGTGAGCGAGCaaggaaattaaataaaatatatacgaTTTTGTTCAGAGTGATCAGAGACAAAATATACAAGAGAGAGACATGTGAGAAAGGTGGGCTTGATGGTATTATATAGAGGGGTGGAGGGTGCAAGGCGTTGACACGTACATGTTAGATGGTGAGTTGGGGCTTTGCATGAGGAACAAGTTTCAGGGGTGACTTTTTAGGAGCATtacccaaaaattaaaaaggatgTTAAAAGGAGTTGGCTCTTTGGCAGGAGTATGTTGCCACATTTTTGTTTCTGTTCGGCAAGATCGATGTGCTGTGCCTAATGTAGTACATGCAAACTCAACAAGTGGGTTTTGGTTCCTGGGGCGGGACTCGTGCGCACACCGCTGGATGTGTTGCTGGGTTCAAGATTTTTGCATGTTCGGGTTAAAGGCCGCTGTGTGCTTGCGACAAAAGCCGAAATGGCAATCTTCCTTTCATGGGCTTTCGAGCTCTTTCTTGTTGCTTACAATGCATGGTTTCGTGGTTTGCATCTGTACTTATTTGATTCATCGAGAAGTGGTTGTATTTTGGACTATGGAAAAAGCGGCTATGCCCACCAAACTTAACTGCTCTACTTGAtcgtttggtaaaaaaaaattaagttaaattttttttatctaataattaaaaaaaaaaattaagtggattggtatatatatatattttaaatatattataaaatgtaaataataaaaaaaataaagagttacAAAAGTAACTAGCGGTATGAATGAGCAGTGCTACTCATGTAGCAGAATAGCACTACTCTTTGGACTATTGGACTGGCGAGGACACTGAGATCAAGTCGACAttaagagcggtgctactctaacgcctgagtagcaccgctccATTTGACTGCTAGgccattttgatatttttttttttttaaatatttttaaatatttttaaaaaataagaaaaatacatcaatacattaataattatattcttaatcattaagtaaacaaaaattaaatacacaaacGATCAAAATAAGTAGACAAAGTGAGATgacaaactaacattttcccgACATTAATCCAGTTGTTGGGTGTGGGAACTCAACCCGAATATAGATGAGTGGAAAATACTCTCCCtaaaaagagattacataaaaaataattttatactaatatagtttgatgtgattcgttaaattataaaattatttttattataaaataaatctaataaattaaataaaattacgtcaatttataaaaaaaaaattatataattcttttataaacgTAGAATTACTCGACTGAGTTATTGCCTATACACACGACCTCTTGCGTGGTTACGGGTCTGCCACTTTTATCAAATTGATCCCAGTGCATGCCTTGTCTATCTCGTTTTAAACGACCAATCTTTCATGATCAAATAtaacttgaatgaatgaaaacgTACAACTTCTTAagtgaaaaatataaacaaaagtaaattttaatatatttattgtagACTACATGAATTGTTCATGTGAGGGGAGTAATCCCCAGGGTCGGGTCCAAGCATAAGATCTGGGCTGGGTCGAGTCGGCCCAAGAAGCCCAAGAAGAGAAGTAATCGGGACAAGGTACACTGACAAAAGGACGAGAGGCAAGATAGTCTGACACCATTACTGGCCGACAACCCAGGACATCCCTTTACCCCAAATCCTGGCTTTCGGACAGGTCAGAGAGGTGGATGTGCCTGACTAAGACCACGCTGCATTAATGGGATAAAGGCAGGCACGCAAGGAATGAAAGTTATGCCGCATTTACTGCATCCCTGGGCTCGGCACGCCACGACGTGCCTCCTAGCTTGTCAAGGACATTCGCGAACAGGTTTGACTAGTCTGCAGCACAGCATGTAAGTGGCAGGGACATCCAACCCTGTACGGAACGGCCCACCCACTACCTCCACCTCGAAGACCAATCTAGCCAGGTATAAATACCCCCTCCCACGACCGGGGAAGGGGTTCACACTCTTCAATTCTTCAACTCTCATCTTCCTTGATTggtcattttttcttttttctctcctaCACTGAAACTATCTTAAGTATCGGA carries:
- the LOC109007243 gene encoding oleosin 5-like, yielding MTDRPHQLLVHPQRHYNGGPKSQRGPSATKILAVLGGLPVGGTLLALAGLTLVGSLIGLAITTPLFIICSPVLVPAAIAIGLAIIGFLCSGALGLTGLVSLSWVLNYLRQASRSLPQEMDQAKRRMQDMAAYVGQKTKEVGQEIQSKAQEGRRT